A stretch of DNA from Methylosinus sp. LW4:
CCGCGCCGCGCGAGCCCGGCGGCCTTTTGCTCGACATAGGCGCCGGCGTCGGCGCGGTCGGCCTCATCGCCGCGCTGCGCGCGCCGCGGGCGACGATCGGCCTCGTCGAGATAGACGCTTTGTCCGCTTCGCTCGCGCGCGAGAATGTCGCGGCCAATGGCCTCGCAGAGCGCGCGCGCGTTTTCGAATGCGATGTCCTCTCCGCCGCCGCGCGCCGCGCCGCCGGGCTCGAGGGCGCGAACGCCGATCTGATCCTCACCAATCCGCCCTATCTGACGCTCGGCCGCGCGCGCGTCTCGCCCGATCCGCGACGCGCGCTCGCCCATGTGAGCGCGGGCGGGCTGGAGCCCTGGCTACGCGCTTGCGTCGCGCTGCTGCGCCCCGGCGGCGCGCTGGCGATGATCCATCGCGCCGACGCTCTGACCGATTGCCTCGCCAGCGTCGGCGCGCGGCTCGGCGGCCTCGCGATTTTGCCGATCGCGCCGCGCGAGGGCCAGGCCGCGACGCGCATTCTGCTGCGCGGCGTCAAAGGCTCGAAGGCGCCGCTGGCCCTCTACCCGCCGCTGGTTCTGCATGGCGCCGACGGCGGCTTCACGCCCGAAGCCGACGCGCTCCATCGCGGCGACGGCGAGCTGCCCTGGCCAGCCCCAGGCAATCACTAAGTATATCCCACAGATAGACTAATTGTTGCGGCATAGCTGAGACTGTGGCTATAATCTACGTATAACTACGCATATGCGCTGCTCTGCGCGCTAAAATCACTATAATCTAGTATGTTAGAGGCAAAAATGCAGCAAAAGCGGCTCGTCGGACGCAGCCCCTCGCTGGAGGCTTCCAAGCTCGTTCTCACTCTCCTTCTCGCGGCTTCCGCCTCGCGCGACGCCGCACTCGCCCAAGCGGCGCCCGAAAATGCGCAAATCGAGGACGTGCGGGTCGGCGCCGCGGTCAATGACGCGGGGCTGACGCGCCAGGAGGAGAAGGTCCTCGTCAAGACGCCGCGCTCGGGCGATTTCGTCGGCGGACAGAAGGCGCAGACCGAGCATTTGGAGCGGCTCTCGGACTTTTCCCAGCTCGTTCCCAATTACCGTCCGAACATCTCCAATCCGCAGACCTCCCGCCCCGCCATTCGCGGCGTCGGCCAGGGCGCGGGCACGGGCAATGGCTCGGAGAACGACACCGGCTTCATCATCGACAATGTGTTCTGGAAGGCGGTCGGCTTCCAATGGGCCGATTTCGTCGAGATCGAGAATTTCGAGCTCGGCCTCGGACCCCAGGGAACCGCGGGCGGCAAGAACACCACGGTCGGCAACATCATCGTGCGCACGCAGCTGCCCTCTTTCGAGCGCAAGGCGACATTCGAGACCTCCTTCGGCAATCACACGCATCTCATCGAGAAGCTGAATGTGACCGGGCCGATCATCGACGACAAGCTCGCCTATCGCGTCACCTTCTTCTACGACAAGGATCGGGGCTTCCTGAAAGACCAGGTGACGGGCGCCGGCATTTCCGATTCCAATCGGTGGGGCGCGCGCGGGCAATTATATTACGTCGGCGACGAGGTGACGGACCGGCTCATCTTCAGCTATGCGCGCTCGGCGGAATACAACAACAACAACAACGGCCCCTTCTCCAACTCGCTGCAGATTTTCGCCAATGGCACGATCGCGACCGATTATGCGACCACCGTGTTCCGGCGGCTCGGCAAGCAGATTCTGACCTTCGACCCCTATAAGCCCTATTACACGCATCTCGGCACGCTGGACTCGCGCACGATCACCGTCTCGAACGAATTGAACTGGCAGCTCGGCGAGAACACATTCACCTCGATCTCCGCCTGGGGCGAGTTCCGCCTGCTGCCCTACAACAACACCGGCAATCAGCTGATCGACATCAGCGACAGCCACACCAATCAATGGACCGATCAATATTTGCAGGAGTTTCGCCTCTCCTCACCCAAGGATCAGCCGCTCGAATGGACGGTCGGCCTCTTCGGCCTCTATGAGAAGGTCTTCAATTACAGCGAGACGGAATATGGCTCGGACGCCGCGCAATGGTTCGGGTCGCCGACGACGAGCAAGGGCCTGCTCTGGGGCGTCGATTACCACACGGACGGCAAGGCGCTGACGATCAACGGCGCCGCCTATGGACAGGCCACCTATCACGTCGATGAGCAGCTCGCGCTCACCTTCGGTCTGCGCAACGGCTATGAGGTGAAGGAAGGTTCGGATTTCGGCTGGATACAGCCCGGCTATCTCAGCGGCAATTTCACCTTGCAGCAATTGGCCAACGCCGTGCGCGGGGCGAGCTCGACACAGCAATTCTTCGACACCGGCGGAACGTCGAAGGGCGCCAATCTGCTGACCGGAATCTTCAATCCGTCCTATCGCTACAACGATAATATATTGGTCTACGGCCTCGTCGGACGCGGCGAGAAGGCGGCGGCCGTCAATTTCGCGGTTCCGATCTACGACTCGACCAACGCCTTCAAGGGATTTCAGCCGATCCTCACCAAGCGCGAGGTCTCCTGGGACTATGAGCTCGGCGCCAAGACCAATTGGCTCGACGGCAAGCTGATCGCCAATGTGAACTTCTACTGGAACGATCTCTATAATTTCCAGGCCAATCAGACGGACACGAACTATGTCGACTCGACCGGCTCGCCCAT
This window harbors:
- a CDS encoding tRNA1(Val) (adenine(37)-N6)-methyltransferase — its product is MSAPAAPRADAFLGGKLRLLQPARGHRVGTDAILLAAAAPREPGGLLLDIGAGVGAVGLIAALRAPRATIGLVEIDALSASLARENVAANGLAERARVFECDVLSAAARRAAGLEGANADLILTNPPYLTLGRARVSPDPRRALAHVSAGGLEPWLRACVALLRPGGALAMIHRADALTDCLASVGARLGGLAILPIAPREGQAATRILLRGVKGSKAPLALYPPLVLHGADGGFTPEADALHRGDGELPWPAPGNH
- a CDS encoding TonB-dependent receptor, producing the protein MQQKRLVGRSPSLEASKLVLTLLLAASASRDAALAQAAPENAQIEDVRVGAAVNDAGLTRQEEKVLVKTPRSGDFVGGQKAQTEHLERLSDFSQLVPNYRPNISNPQTSRPAIRGVGQGAGTGNGSENDTGFIIDNVFWKAVGFQWADFVEIENFELGLGPQGTAGGKNTTVGNIIVRTQLPSFERKATFETSFGNHTHLIEKLNVTGPIIDDKLAYRVTFFYDKDRGFLKDQVTGAGISDSNRWGARGQLYYVGDEVTDRLIFSYARSAEYNNNNNGPFSNSLQIFANGTIATDYATTVFRRLGKQILTFDPYKPYYTHLGTLDSRTITVSNELNWQLGENTFTSISAWGEFRLLPYNNTGNQLIDISDSHTNQWTDQYLQEFRLSSPKDQPLEWTVGLFGLYEKVFNYSETEYGSDAAQWFGSPTTSKGLLWGVDYHTDGKALTINGAAYGQATYHVDEQLALTFGLRNGYEVKEGSDFGWIQPGYLSGNFTLQQLANAVRGASSTQQFFDTGGTSKGANLLTGIFNPSYRYNDNILVYGLVGRGEKAAAVNFAVPIYDSTNAFKGFQPILTKREVSWDYELGAKTNWLDGKLIANVNFYWNDLYNFQANQTDTNYVDSTGSPIRSTYLGSVPHVRLKGVEFTGRWNPIERLWINASGAFTEARYVSYPDAAPPADWIWTTNINGVKPPLTISRSNTRWENLPIWAFNIGANYEHPLGAAFAEWGEWAKQPVTLFGYVNASWTDKILFTSPVATNTYWQAPFTILNAGFGLRSDDEHWSISFWVKNLLDRREVTNTTTSTNTSAANNNNGWSPGSSTTPATMAFTNQPRSFGGSLLVKLY